The following are from one region of the Salvia hispanica cultivar TCC Black 2014 chromosome 1, UniMelb_Shisp_WGS_1.0, whole genome shotgun sequence genome:
- the LOC125200501 gene encoding F-box/FBD/LRR-repeat protein At3g26920-like, producing MTKSSKSRLYKIVREDRISELPNDILISIISRLNVQEAVSTSILSTRWRHLQHHYLDLLVFRKFRCGIDRIPNYVHMVDHVLNSNRSSQIKVLGVDMSRYVGAKFKKWLKFEEWFEFALAKKIEIIHLRGVEQHHHKGPIFRLPSTNGLECIKDLYLASIKLSDQGLEFLVSNCVALERLKIESSWELRNVSIVGHSKLKLVNISRIWGAESIVIRDTISLVFLMIHGLSRECAVELSNIPKLTKLDFKESGDQPMLADLLASIPFYIRHRLQLLHFLTPGVHNYVSPSKFVHKPIYRQVSGIDQGRWEVNDVNRPPWELPDIWQPAWCELSVKNLEITGYLGTAWERGFALYVINNAALEKLKVVASELALDVINTATSVHGRMDVEEGLEKLNVVACDKETLARVRHDFQHTPEISYSYGLN from the exons ATGACGAAGTCTAGTAAATCAAGATTGTACAAG ATTGTGCGTGAAGATAGAATTAGCGAATTGCCTAATGATATTCTGATATCTATAATTTCTCGACTGAACGTTCAAGAAGCTGTTTCAACTAGCATACTATCAACTCGTTGGCGACATCTCCAGCATCACTACTTAGATCTTCTTGTTTTCCGAAAATTTAGATGTGGGATTGACCGTATACCAAATTACGTACATATGGTTGACCACGTCTTGAATTCAAATAGATCCAGTCAAATAAAAGTGCTTGGGGTGGACATGTCGCGTTATGTAGGTGCCAAGTTTAAGAAGTGGTTAAAGTTTGAGGAGTGGTTTGAATTCGCCCTCGctaagaaaattgaaataattcatTTACGTGGTGTGGAACAACATCACCATAAGGGTCCAATTTTTAGACTGCCAAGTACAAATGGTCTCGAATGCATTAAAGATTTATATCTAGCTAGCATTAAATTGTCGGATCAAGGCCTAGAGTTTTTGGTCTCCAATTGTGTTGCTCTTGAACGtttgaaaattgaatcatCTTGGGAGTTGAGAAATGTTTCAATTGTTGGTCACTCAAAATTGAAACTTGTAAACATTTCTCGCATTTGGGGAGCTGAATCCATTGTGATCCGCGACACGATAAgcctagtttttttgatgatcCATGGTTTGAGCCGTGAATGTGCTGTCGAACTTAGTAACATACCGAAACTTACCAAACTCGATTTTAAAGAAAGTGGTGATCAACCCATGCTGGCTGATCTCCTTGCCAGCATTCCATTTTACATACGCCATCGACTACAATTGTTGCACTTTTTAACTCCGGGTGTTCATAATTATGTGTCTCCGTCTAAG TTTGTGCACAAACCGATATATAGGCAAGTGAGCGGAATAGATCAAGGTCGATGGGAAGTGAACGACGTGAATCGACCTCCGTGGGAATTGCCAGACATATGGCAACCGGCATGGTGTGAGTTGTCTGTAAAGAATTTGGAAATCACGGGATATTTGGGCACTGCATGGGAACGAGGATTCGCTTTGTACGTCATCAATAATGCAGCTCTTGAAAAACTGAAAGTGGTGGCTTCCGAATTGGCTTTGGACGTCATCAATACCGCTACAAGCGTGCATGGAAGAATGGACGTGGAGGAAGGTCTTGAAAAACTAAATGTGGTGGCTTGTGATAAAGAGACATTAGCTCGTGTACGACATGATTTTCAACATACTCCCGAGATCTCTTACTCGTAtggattaaattag